A window of Citrus sinensis cultivar Valencia sweet orange chromosome 7, DVS_A1.0, whole genome shotgun sequence contains these coding sequences:
- the LOC127903819 gene encoding probable LRR receptor-like serine/threonine-protein kinase At4g36180, with product MERVHSLRMMSIFLLLHCLIIMSLFIAATTANTSSTITDRDALLALKAHITHDPTNFLAKNWNTSTPVCNWTGVACDIHSHRVTVLNISSLNLRGTIPSQLGNLSSLQSLNLSCNRLSGSIPSAIFTIYTLKNVSLGKNQLSGEIPTNICSNLPFLEFLSLSPNMFHGGIPSTLSNCTYLRILSLAYNDFSGAIPREIGNLTKLKVLYIGANRLQGEIPREFGNLTELEQFSLPTNNLQGIILNFLQFYSSSACFCIHSFVH from the exons ATGGAAAGAGTTCATTCTCTCAGGATGATGAGCATATTTCTCCTACTCCATTGTTTGATTATTATGTCCTTATTTATCGCAGCAACAACAGCCAACACAAGTTCTACTATCACAGACCGAGATGCTCTGTTAGCCCTGAAAGCTCACATAACTCATGATCCGACCAATTTCTTGGCCAAGAATTGGAACACAAGTACTCCTGTCTGTAATTGGACAGGCGTCGCTTGTGACATCCACAGCCATAGAGTCACAGTCTTGAATATTTCAAGCTTAAATCTCAGAGGCACCATCCCATCTCAACTTGGGAATCTTTCTTCTCTGCAATCACTCAATCTCAGTTGTAACCGACTTTCTGGTTCCATTCCCTCCGCCATCTTCACCATATACACACTGAAAAATGTTAGTCTCGGTAAAAATCAGCTCTCTGGGGAAATTCCTACAAATATTTGTAGTAATCTTCcttttcttgaatttctttctttgtccCCAAACATGTTCCATGGCGGAATACCGTCCACTCTATCAAATTGcacatatttaagaatcttaaGTTTGGCATACAATGATTTCTCGGGAGCCATACCTAGAGAAATCGGTAACTTGACCAAACTTAAGGTATTATATATTGGCGCGAATAGACTCCAAG GAGAAATTCCTCGAGAGTTTGGCAATCTTACCGAATTGGAGCAGTTTTCGTTACCAACAAACAATCTCCAAGgtataattttaaactttttgcAATTTTATTCTAGCTCTGCTTGCTTCTGTATTCATTCGTTTGTTCATTAA